One genomic segment of Salinigranum rubrum includes these proteins:
- a CDS encoding DUF502 domain-containing protein, translating into MSNDAEAPDPVEAGKSAYETALEVLLTGFAILIPVVITVYLVDMMLDLLTDALVPVIGILQWAGVIERLTDAGFGQVIVQAGLYSTVTDFYTELITVVVLLSVVVAVGTVGHNRYGEMVIDYVDLAITSIPGVGTVYGSFRRMSDAMLDQGADEFREVKLVECLGDELYVIGFETGPSPDSVNVATGHDEMVTMFLPMAPNPVTGGFLTHVPQSRVHDVDMTIEEGIRSILTSGVATGEGSNGAEVPTMDDIREATDIDTLQTTVLSEDRRADDRRAEDDSRRD; encoded by the coding sequence GTGAGTAACGACGCCGAAGCGCCGGACCCGGTCGAGGCGGGCAAGAGCGCCTACGAGACCGCACTCGAGGTGCTCCTCACCGGCTTCGCAATCCTCATCCCGGTCGTCATCACGGTCTACCTCGTCGATATGATGCTCGACCTGTTGACGGACGCGCTCGTCCCCGTCATCGGCATCCTCCAGTGGGCCGGCGTCATCGAGCGCCTGACGGACGCGGGCTTCGGGCAGGTCATCGTGCAAGCCGGGTTGTACTCGACGGTCACCGACTTCTACACCGAACTCATCACGGTCGTCGTACTCCTCAGCGTGGTCGTGGCGGTCGGAACCGTCGGTCACAACCGCTACGGCGAGATGGTCATCGACTACGTCGACCTCGCGATCACGTCGATCCCGGGCGTCGGGACCGTCTACGGGAGCTTCCGGCGAATGAGCGACGCGATGCTCGACCAGGGAGCCGACGAGTTCAGGGAGGTCAAACTGGTCGAGTGTCTCGGCGACGAACTGTACGTCATCGGCTTCGAGACGGGGCCGTCGCCCGACTCGGTGAACGTGGCGACCGGACACGACGAGATGGTGACGATGTTCCTCCCGATGGCTCCGAACCCCGTCACCGGCGGCTTTCTCACGCACGTCCCCCAGTCTCGGGTCCACGACGTCGACATGACCATCGAGGAGGGTATCCGGAGCATCCTGACGAGCGGTGTCGCCACCGGCGAAGGGTCCAACGGAGCCGAGGTCCCCACGATGGACGACATCAGGGAGGCGACCGACATCGATACGCTCCAGACGACGGTCCTCTCCGAGGACCGCCGCGCCGACGACCGCCGCGCCGAGGACGACTCCAGGCGCGACTGA
- a CDS encoding branched-chain amino acid ABC transporter permease yields the protein MVETGLLIQTIVNGLLLGGIYVTVGVGFSLAFGVLEVVDFAVGEYVMLGAILGGLAAPLLGSEGVFVIPFVLVGFFVLGFFVQPLIHHVTTGDRPQPLLMGLVFTFGLATFFRGTVLTVLGPNNRDVPSSLLQGSLTVPSVGIFPYVRAATAVFGVVALAAFMYYLYNTKGGMAIRAIAEDRTNARLMGIKINRYQSIAYGSYAALTAAAGVFIGMVFTANPGMGLQYTAFAFFMVVLAGMGYLPGVILSGIVLGLTQSLTAVYASSQVVLLVLFALIYVVLLVSPAGILGKGEWAS from the coding sequence ATGGTCGAGACCGGACTGCTGATTCAGACAATCGTCAACGGCCTGCTGCTGGGCGGCATCTACGTCACCGTCGGCGTCGGCTTCTCGCTGGCGTTCGGGGTGCTGGAGGTCGTCGACTTCGCCGTCGGCGAGTACGTGATGCTCGGCGCCATCCTCGGCGGACTCGCCGCCCCCCTGCTCGGGTCCGAGGGCGTCTTCGTCATCCCGTTCGTCCTCGTCGGCTTTTTCGTCCTCGGCTTCTTCGTCCAGCCGCTCATCCACCACGTCACGACGGGCGACCGGCCCCAGCCGCTGCTGATGGGGCTCGTGTTCACCTTCGGGCTGGCGACGTTCTTCCGCGGGACCGTCCTCACCGTCTTGGGACCCAACAACCGCGACGTCCCCTCGTCGCTGCTACAGGGGAGTCTCACCGTCCCCAGCGTGGGTATCTTCCCGTACGTCCGCGCCGCGACTGCCGTCTTCGGTGTCGTCGCCCTCGCGGCGTTCATGTACTACCTCTACAACACCAAGGGCGGGATGGCCATCCGCGCCATCGCCGAGGACCGGACGAACGCCCGCCTGATGGGGATCAAGATCAACCGGTACCAGTCCATCGCCTACGGGAGTTACGCCGCGCTGACGGCGGCCGCGGGCGTGTTCATCGGGATGGTGTTCACCGCCAATCCGGGGATGGGTCTCCAGTACACCGCCTTCGCGTTCTTCATGGTCGTGCTCGCCGGGATGGGCTACCTCCCCGGCGTGATTCTCAGCGGTATCGTGCTGGGGCTGACCCAGTCCCTGACGGCGGTGTACGCGAGCAGCCAGGTCGTCCTCCTCGTGCTGTTCGCGCTCATCTACGTGGTACTGCTCGTCTCGCCGGCCGGCATCCTCGGGAAAGGGGAGTGGGCTTCATGA
- a CDS encoding amino acid ABC transporter substrate-binding protein: MSDDHTNKSRRRFLKTAGAGAIAVGFAGCSGGGGSSGSGSPSESGGGGSSGGTSTDTESGGSTGSTGGGRDRFKLGAVTSLSGDLRFGGGVTKRGYDLWADTVNQNGGIEVGGESYDVEIVYADAQSKPSSGADAASRMISSENVDAVLGPYSSNVTLAVCPIMEQNSMPHITGSAESPQIWQQGFEYSFGTIPTVSIIASETGEALLNLDPNAESVYITGVNEPFSKSTAEAMRTAAENAGVEVLDFQLFPRGADYANVVSQAKSAGPDLHLHGGHIGSHVNLINAAEQFDYSPNGFMMHYGVNTGSYKDGAGAGAAHTFGATVWLPSADRSGGVLFDSPSAYADAAQAAYGSAPDYTQAGSTAAGIVFQEAFKELGSAPPLSQDDKDELISVLEGIEVNTFYGDVRFETEGEYYHNNINTTSLLIQLAEDGSPNIVGPEDQAVGEATYPIPSWSER, translated from the coding sequence ATGTCAGACGATCACACGAACAAGTCGCGTCGGCGGTTCCTGAAAACGGCGGGTGCAGGCGCAATCGCGGTCGGATTCGCGGGCTGTTCCGGCGGCGGCGGTTCGAGTGGCTCCGGCAGTCCGAGCGAGTCGGGCGGGGGAGGGAGTTCGGGCGGCACCAGCACTGACACCGAGAGCGGGGGTTCGACCGGAAGCACCGGCGGCGGCCGCGACCGGTTCAAACTGGGCGCGGTCACGTCGCTGTCGGGCGACCTCCGCTTCGGCGGTGGCGTCACCAAGCGCGGATACGACCTCTGGGCGGACACGGTCAACCAGAACGGCGGCATCGAGGTCGGCGGGGAGTCGTACGACGTCGAAATCGTCTACGCCGACGCACAGTCGAAGCCCAGTTCGGGCGCCGACGCCGCCTCGCGGATGATCTCCAGCGAGAACGTCGACGCCGTGCTTGGCCCCTACTCCAGTAACGTCACGCTGGCCGTCTGTCCGATCATGGAACAGAACTCCATGCCGCACATCACGGGCAGCGCGGAGTCGCCACAGATCTGGCAACAGGGGTTCGAGTACTCGTTCGGGACGATTCCGACGGTCTCGATCATCGCCAGCGAAACCGGGGAGGCGCTGTTGAACCTCGACCCGAACGCCGAATCGGTCTACATCACCGGCGTCAACGAACCCTTCTCGAAGAGCACCGCGGAGGCGATGCGCACGGCCGCCGAGAACGCCGGCGTCGAAGTCCTCGACTTCCAGCTCTTCCCGCGGGGCGCCGACTACGCGAACGTCGTCTCCCAGGCGAAGAGCGCGGGTCCGGACCTCCACCTCCACGGCGGACACATCGGGAGCCACGTCAACCTCATCAACGCCGCCGAGCAGTTCGACTACTCGCCGAACGGCTTCATGATGCACTACGGCGTCAACACGGGGAGTTACAAGGACGGCGCGGGTGCGGGCGCGGCCCACACGTTCGGCGCGACCGTCTGGCTCCCGAGCGCCGACCGCTCCGGCGGCGTACTGTTCGACTCGCCGAGCGCCTACGCCGACGCCGCGCAGGCCGCCTACGGCAGCGCTCCCGACTACACGCAGGCCGGATCGACGGCCGCCGGCATCGTCTTCCAGGAGGCGTTCAAAGAGCTCGGCTCCGCGCCGCCGCTCTCACAGGACGACAAGGACGAACTCATCTCCGTCCTCGAAGGGATCGAGGTCAACACGTTCTACGGGGACGTGCGGTTCGAGACCGAGGGCGAGTACTACCACAACAACATCAACACGACCTCGCTCCTCATCCAGCTTGCCGAGGACGGGTCGCCGAATATCGTCGGACCGGAGGACCAGGCCGTCGGCGAGGCGACGTACCCGATTCCGAGCTGGAGTGAACGGTAA